From Erigeron canadensis isolate Cc75 chromosome 8, C_canadensis_v1, whole genome shotgun sequence, one genomic window encodes:
- the LOC122578952 gene encoding transmembrane ascorbate ferrireductase 2-like yields MIKVTAAVKFPILLLCVRSLGLLVAILVLVWNIHYRGGLALFSSNRILLFNVHPVVMVIGLLLLNGEAMLAYKTVSGTKAFKKLVHLVLQFLAFMLGVFGLWAAWKFHNDRGIDNFYSLHSWLGVACLFLFAIQWMAGFTTFWYPGGSTNKRASLMPWHVVLGLYIYALSLASCITGILEKATFLQVHHLISHYSTEAILVNILGVLIVILGFFVIFCVVSPSNGQGDVKQESIELVEEQPMVSSHEIGTSD; encoded by the exons ATGATAAAAGTTACAGCAGCAGTAAAATTTCCAATATTACTGTTATGTGTGCGGAGCTTAGGGTTATTGGTGGCCATCCTAGTTCTTGTTTGGAACATTCATTACAGAGGTGGATTAGCCCTTTTTTCTAGTAACAGAATCCTTCTcttcaat GTTCATCCTGTTGTTATGGTAATCGGCCTTCTTCTACTAAACGGTGAAG CTATGTTGGCATACAAGACAGTATCCGGAACAAAAGCTTTTAAAAAGCTAGTCCATCTTGTTCTGCAGTTTTTGGCATTCATGCTTGGAGTGTTTGGTTTGTGGGCTGCCTGGAAATTTCACAATGATAGGGGGATTGACAACTTCTACAGCCTGCACTCGTGGCTAGGCGTAGCTTGCTTGTTCTTGTTTGCCATTCAG TGGATGGCTGGATTTACAACATTTTGGTACCCCGGTGGTTCAACAAACAAACGAGCTTCCCTGATGCCATGGCATGTTGTCTTAGGACTATACATATACGCACTTTCTTTGGCTTCTTGCATCACTGGTATTTTAGAGAAAGCAACATTTCTTCAAGTCCACCACTTAATTTCTCACTATTCCACAGAAGCGATACTAGTGAATATTTTGGGCGTTTTGATAGTTATCCTGGGCTTTTTTGTTATATTCTGTGTTGTATCACCGTCAAATGGCCAAGGGGACGTTAAACAAGAATCAATAGA GCTTGTAGAAGAACAACCGATGGTATCTTCTCATGAGATTGGAACATCTGACTGA
- the LOC122580267 gene encoding transcription factor DICHOTOMA-like, whose amino-acid sequence MFSSSNLFPSSIHGFPSSSSMFSSEEKDGVYFSQNNPIFVSGECSTFDHVSTTPPIKQTEEKSSENHLKLSDSLISPSRKRVSASKKDRHSKIFTAQGPRDRRVRLSIDISKKFFGLQDLLGFDKASKTLDWLFTKSKTAIKDLVEEMKHTSSSTLSNQCEEVFMEKGNHHIEKKGKKKKLVGKSSVNNINGSILKKKKKTVVQKQKPGFHVNLVARSQLRAEARARARERTIEKSRFKKLNIDDKNVLGIDRSSYFYPLQSQSNNHEEGKIGELFAEQKLPKPYSLLYNSRNNYVGSKDSSSKIFRST is encoded by the coding sequence TTTTTCCTTCATCTATCCATGGTTTTCCTAGTTCTTCTAGCATGTTTTCTAGTGAAGAAAAAGATGGTGTTTATTTTAGTCAAAATAACCCAATTTTTGTATCTGGAGAATGTTCTACTTTTGATCATGTTAGTACTACTCCACCCATTAAACAAACAGAAGAAAAATCCTCTGAAAATCATCTAAAGCTTTCAGATTCTTTAATTTCGCCGTCTCGAAAGAGAGTTTCGGCTTCGAAGAAAGATCGTCATAGTAAGATCTTTACGGCTCAAGGGCCGCGAGATCGGAGGGTGAGATTGTCAATTGACATTTCAAAAAAGTTTTTTGGTCTTCAAGATTTGTTAGGTTTTGATAAAGCAAGTAAAACCCTCGATTGGCTTTTTACAAAATCCAAAACTGCTATCAAAGATTTGGTTGAAGAAATGAAACATACGTCATCTTCGACTCTTTCGAATCAATGTGAAGAAGTTTTTATGGAAAAAGGAAATCATCATATTgagaaaaaaggtaaaaaaaagaaGCTTGTTGGTAAAAGTAgtgttaataatataaatgggagtattttaaaaaagaagaaaaaaacagtGGTACAAAAACAGAAACCTGGATTTCATGTCAATCTTGTGGCTAGAAGCCAGTTAAGGGCAGAGGCAAGGGCAAGAGCTAGAGAAAGAACAATTGAAAAGTCGCGGTTTAAAAAGCTTAATATCGACGACAAGAATGTTCTTGGTATCGATCGTAGTAGCTACTTCTATCCGCTTCAATCACAAAGCAATAATCATGAGGAAGGCAAAATCGGGGAATTGTTTGCCGAACAAAAGCTTCCAAAGCCATACTCTTTGCTTTATAACTCAAGGAACAATTATGTGGGCTCAAAAGATTCAAGCTCCAAAATTTTCAGGAGTACTTAA